A section of the Flavobacterium sp. J372 genome encodes:
- a CDS encoding GTPase — translation MKAGIVGLPNVGKSTLLSVCQTLRHKAPTFRFCTIEPNVGVVECTRPQAAKA, via the coding sequence ATGAAAGCAGGTATTGTAGGATTACCAAACGTGGGTAAATCAACACTTTTAAGTGTTTGTCAAACGCTAAGGCACAAAGCGCCAACTTTCCGTTTTTGTACTATTGAGCCAAACGTGGGTGTGGTCGAATGTACCCGACCCCAGGCTGCAAAAGCTTGA